In a genomic window of Carassius carassius chromosome 43, fCarCar2.1, whole genome shotgun sequence:
- the LOC132124986 gene encoding dual specificity protein phosphatase 8-like isoform X2 — translation MPLNVVISPPENCFWPGIERTDMRLKIRVRKMRKERKLRGGFAAFSSCFPGLCEGKPVATLPMSLSQPCLPVANVGPTRILPHLYLGSQKDVLNKDLMAQNGITYVLNASNTCPKPEFISESHFMRIPVNDNYCEKLLPWLDKTNEFIDKAKVSNCRVIVHCLAGISRSATIAIAYIMKTMGLSSDDAYRFVKDRRPSISPNFNFLGQLLEFEKGLRLLKALSSGQEKMEQLKELSDPRGEFSSNPEKGRLEAEKDSTELDTKLPSPTSLQQGFNGLNLSAERILDTNRLKRSFSLDIKSVYEPNHCPRLTPAHTEDVPKLCKLDSPEAGEANGVCQYSPVSPSLAESPSLFPESSSRPRSRRKSKHNGCSTGSSPVHSHFGHSLAALKGPSLDDNLKPSLLLSLPTVGTGPMWTKHRDTVQATTPVTPTGEAPWFYSSESINSNGGGGGAVHFPALGCSSLPGPCEAVRLREKVGEPRDSRGSWHEDASTSSAADKQFKRRSCQMEFEEGISETRSREELGKISKQSSFSGSMEIIEVS, via the exons ATGCCCTTGAACGTGGTCATATCCCCTCCGGAGAACTGCTTCTGGCCAGGGATCGAACGAACAGACATGAGGCTCAAAATCAGAGTCCGCAAGATGAGGAAGGAACGCAAGCTAAGAG GTGGTTTTGCAGCATTCTCATCTTGTTTCCCAGGCCTGTGTGAAGGCAAGCCAGTGGCCACTCTGCCTATGAGTTTGTCTCAGCCATGTCTGCCTGTGGCAAACGTTGGTCCCACACGAATCCTGCCCCATCTCTACCTGGGCTCCCAAAAAGATGTGCTCAACAAG GATCTGATGGCTCAAAATGGCATCACATATGTGTTAAATGCAAGCAACACCTGCCCAAAGCCAGAGTTCATCTCCGAAAGCCATTTCATGCGCATTCCCGTCAATGACAACTACTGTGAAAAACTCCTGCCATGGCTAGACAAAACCAACGAGTTTATTG ACAAAGCCAAGGTTTCCAACTGTCGAGTCATTGTGCATTGTTTAGCTGGCATCTCCAGGTCCGCTACCATCGCCATCGCTTATATTATGAAGACAATGGGCTTGTCATCAGATGACGCTTACAG GTTTGTGAAGGACCGCAGACCTTCAATATCACCCAACTTCAACTTCCTGGGACAGCTGCTGGAGTTTGAGAAAGGACTGAGATTGCTAAAGGCTCTGTCCTCAGGTCAGGAGAAGATGGAGCAGTTGAAGGAATTGTCAGATCCTAGAGGAGAATTTTCCAGTAATCCTGAAAAGGGTCGTCTGGAGGCTGAGAAGGACAGCACAGAATTGGACACCAAGCTTCCTTCTCCAACCTCCCTCCAGCAGGGCTTTAATGGCTTGAATCTGTCAGCAGAGCGTATCCTAGACACCAACCGGCTCAAACGCTCTTTCTCACTTGACATCAAATCGGTCTACGAGCCCAACCACTGTCCTCGCCTCACACCTGCGCATACCGAAGATGTTCCCAAACTCTGCAAGCTGGATAGCCCAGAGGCCGGAGAAGCCAATGGTGTATGCCAGTACTCCCCTGTCAGCCCCAGTTTAGCCGAATCTCCAAGCCTCTTTCCAGAGAGCAGCTCCCGACCTCGTTCGCGGAGGAAAAGCAAGCACAATGGTTGTAGCACTGGAAGTTCTCCTGTGCACTCGCACTTCGGACACTCACTCGCCGCACTCAAAGGTCCCAGTCTTGACGACAATCTAAAACCCTCACTGCTGCTCAGCCTTCCCACTGTGGGCACCGGGCCCATGTGGACCAAGCATAGAGACACCGTACAGGCCACGACCCCTGTTACGCCAACAGGCGAAGCCCCTTGGTTCTACAGCTCGGAGTCAATAAACAGTAACGGAGGTGGAGGAGGGGCAGTACACTTTCCTGCACTGGGATGCAGCAGCCTTCCCGGCCCATGCGAGGCTGTGCGTCTGCGGGAGAAGGTGGGGGAGCCACGGGACTCGAGGGGCAGCTGGCACGAGGATGCTTCCACTTCCAGTGCAGCCGATAAACAGTTTAAGCGGCGCAGCTGTCAGATGGAGTTTGAAGAAGGCATATCAGAGACACGCTCAAGGGAGGAACTTGGAAAGATCAGCAAACAGTCCAGCTTCTCTGGAAGCATGGAAATAATTGAAGTATCCTGA